In one window of Helianthus annuus cultivar XRQ/B chromosome 17, HanXRQr2.0-SUNRISE, whole genome shotgun sequence DNA:
- the LOC110920996 gene encoding myb-like protein X, producing MAAARSPSHSQNDDVQHPDPNPTQAPQSETLDLPTSPQPLEPADSVLILDADDQQSGTIRTALPEPIVLTDDTEKVTSPSNQRRVNNKRKKASTRKTYKRKRPTKKVQNLTNILNPIPFVPAKTLDLDKHEEVLKRVGLYDFSKIEFDRSLRNDLIVQLIANYDAKKRCSYVNDSRINVNRADLGRTLKLPPAKQDRASGGVEEVDLDSEVFSDEAIVFIEDFVANWMVLRDESSASVVPAEIVNWTRCIKDGHPEKLDSASLMWYKVEKELTQGDKLVNCYYASHLQYLIKSQRPMFFKEEDGEDDDGEEHVIVEEEKEEKEEREEEEEEKNENGEKDEKEEKDEVGEKDESGEKDESLEKDESGEKDEKQEKDEKQEKEEKEEKEVEVENVSVVQEQNIELNLGTEVEEIAHEESTKDDETMVDAEEGNEEMEKQVDFKNVLGDHFLQRCQSSDLNNFEAIKVQEDEDEDEQVEHVEDEDDEEEEEGGERLDEGFDIEANDDSFDRAGLTDNFLQGVETSHNPYNSHGMSSMDLFGSRDGSFMSHGGPSFYNNGGKRVMEPEEDIHHLDQNSKRLKTDEIWDPKQNDIGFCFDQMQQYLQKAKMIHESKERSYENLQYNQQMAVDQLQERQQIMEMIIKSKDEDLEKKHAEVFRLERELYLMGDLLAGYRKALNDTRFKFSEYRKRFALQEEPLYKDAGPGGLVLSTREIEKQRLKKQEEMMKFQTLAKNIEDEYVYQLEMQTTRLSPMVDKLVFIENEVQKLKEITKQPKETRDEPIAVLEPSVEPEETQKLVDEDELLVEPEKDQKSMDEDECSVEPDKNQKSKNEDECSVEPEKNQKSADEEDCSVEPEKDQKSMDEDESLVEFEKNQKSPVEIPENDSSMEDVLPDAGESEEKRDGGED from the exons ATGGCTGCCGCTAGAAGCCCCTCCCATTCTCAAAACGACGACGTACAGCACCCAGATCCAAACCCTACCCAAGCACCGCAATCCGAAACCCTAGATCTCCCAACCTCACCTCAACCGCTTGAACCAGCAGACTCTGTTCTCATTCTAGACGCTGACGATCAACAATCAGGTACAATTCGCACAGCTCTTCCTGAACCAATCGTACTCACTGACGACACTGAAAAGGTGACGTCACCGAGTAACCAGCGCCGTGTTAACAACAAGCGCAAGAAAGCCAGTACTCGTAAAACCTATAAACGCAAACGCCCTACGAAAAAAGTGCAAAACCTAACGAATATTCTGAACCCTATCCCTTTTGTACCCGCCAAAACGTTAGATCTAGATAAGCATGAGGAGGTTTTGAAACGGGTAGGGTTGTATGATTTTAGTAAAATTGAGTTTGATAGGAGTTTGAGAAACGATTTGATTGTTCAGTTGATTGCGAATTATGATGCGAAGAAGCGGTGTAGTTATGTGAATGATTCGAGGATTAATGTGAATAGGGCGGATTTAGGTAGGACTTTGAAGTTGCCGCCTGCGAAACAGGATAGGGCAAGCGGTGGTGTGGAGGAGGTGGATTTGGATTCGGAGGTGTTTTCGGATGAGGCGATTGTGTTTATTGAGGATTTTGTGGCGAATTGGATGGTTTTACGTGATGAGTCGAGTGCGAGTGTTGTGCCGGCGGAGATTGTGAATTGGACTAGGTGTATTAAGGATGGGCATCCGGAGAAGTTGGATTCGGCGAGTTTGATGTGGTATAAGGTTGAGAAGGAGTTGACTCAAGGGGATAAGCTTGTTAATTGTTACTATGCCTCCCATTTGCAGTACTTGATAAAGTCGCAACGACCTATGTTTTTTAAGGAGGAGGATGGGGAGGATGATGATGGCGAAGAACATGTGATTGTCgaggaagaaaaagaagaaaaagaggaaagagaagaagaagaagaagagaagaatgaAAACGgagagaaagatgaaaaagaagaGAAGGATGAAGTCGGAGAGAAGGATGAAAGCGGAGAGAAGGATGAAAGCTTAGAGAAGGATGAAAGCGGAGAGAAGGATGAAAAACAAGAGAAGGATGAAAAACAAGAGAAAGaggaaaaagaagagaaagaggtTGAAGTAGAAAACGTATCTGTAGTTCAAGAACAGAATATCGAGTTGAATTTAGGGACAGAAGTTGAGGAAATAGCGCACGAAGAGTCTACAAAAGATGATGAAACGATGGTGGATGCTGAAGAAGGCAATGAAGAGATGGAAAAACAGGTGGACTTCAAGAACGTACTGGGTGATCATTTCTTGCAGCGTTGTCAAAGTAGTGATTTGAATAATTTTGAAGCAATTAAGGttcaagaagatgaagatgaagatgaacagGTTGAACATGTGGAGgacgaagatgatgaagaagaagaagaaggcggtgaaaggttggatgaaggATTTGACATTGAGGCGAATGATGATTCATTTGATAGGGCTGGATTGACTGATAATTTCCTTCAAGGAGTTGAAACATCTCATAATCCTTATAATTCTCATGGGATGTCTTCCATGGATCTGTTTGGTTCAAGAGATGGTTCGTTTATGTCTCATGGTGGTCCATCATTCTACAACAATGGCGGTAAGAGAGTCATGGAGCCTGAAGAGGACATCCACCATCTCGATCAAAACAGTAAAAGACTAAAAACCGATGAAATATGGGATCCGAAACAGAATGACATTGGTTTCTGCTTTGATCAAATGCAGCAATATCTGCAAAAAGCTAAGATGATTCACGAGTCAAAAGAACGAAGCTATGAGAACTTACAATACAATCAGCAAATGGCGGTGGATCAGCTGCAAGAACGCCAACAGATTATGGAAATGATTATAAAATCAAAGGATGAAGATTTGGAGAAGAAGCATGCTGAGGTTTTTCGTCTTGAACGCGAGCTTTATTTGATGGGTGATCTTTTAGCAGGGTATAGGAAGGCTTTGAATGATACGCGATTCAAATTTTCTGAGTACAGAAAACGTTTTGCCCTTCAAGAAGAACCGCTTTATAAAGATGCAGGCCCGGGTGGTTTGGTTTTGAGTACGCGGGAAATAGAGAAACAACGGTtaaagaaacaagaagaaatgATGAAGTTTCAGACTCTTGCAAAGAATATTGAAGACGAATATGTTTATCAATTGGAAATGCAAACTACTAGACTTTCACCAATGGTTGATAAGTTGGTGTTTATTGAGAATGAAGTGCAAAAGCTCAAAGAAATAACTAAACAACCGAAAGAGACCCGGGACGAGCCGATTGCTGTGCTGGAACCATCTGTTGAGCCTGAAGAGACTCAGAAATTAGTGGACGAAGATGAATTACTCGTTGAGCCCGAAAAGGATCAGAAATCAATGGATGAAGATGAATGTTCCGTTGAGCCTGATAAGAATCAGAAATCAAAGAATGAAGATGAATGTTCTGTTGAGCCCGAAAAGAATCAGAAATCAGCGGATGAAGAGGATTGTTCCGTTGAGCCCGAAAAAGATCAGAAATCAATGGATGAAGATGAGTCTTTGGTTGAGTTCGAAAAGAATCAGAAATCACCGGTTGAAATCCCTGAGAATGATTCTAGCATGGAAGATGTTCTTCCTGATGCTGGTGAATCAGAG GAAAAGAGAGATGGCGGAGAAGATTGA